One segment of Gemmatimonadota bacterium DNA contains the following:
- a CDS encoding CZB domain-containing protein: MDFEAAILSHTRWKRRLHASMAGEGRLDPAEVGADDHCDLGRWLHAEAGRLAEHPDFQDLVAQHAAFHRAAGRVVDRINDGNHDEAHRLLGFDSEFAQCSLKVVDLLGRLRRHGAHA; the protein is encoded by the coding sequence ATGGACTTCGAGGCGGCAATCCTGTCGCATACCCGGTGGAAGCGCCGCCTGCACGCCAGCATGGCCGGCGAGGGACGGCTGGATCCGGCCGAGGTCGGGGCGGACGATCACTGCGACCTCGGCCGCTGGCTCCATGCGGAGGCCGGCCGTCTCGCGGAGCACCCGGACTTCCAGGACCTGGTCGCGCAGCACGCCGCCTTCCACCGCGCCGCAGGAAGGGTCGTGGACCGGATCAACGACGGGAACCACGACGAGGCCCACCGCCTGCTGGGCTTCGACAGCGAGTTCGCCCAGTGCTCCCTCAAGGTGGTGGACCTCCTCGGGCGCCTGCGCCGTCACGGCGCCCACGCCTAG
- a CDS encoding D-tyrosyl-tRNA(Tyr) deacylase — MRIVLQRVTQASVTIDGRTAGAVGRGFCVLVGFTHTDTPAEVDWMAEKVAGLRLFADAEAKMNLGLADVGGGVLVVSQFTLYGDAQKGRRPSFITAARPETAIPLYERFLAGLRGHGLQVETGEFGAMMQVEIHNDGPVTLVVEREAPGAPGGSA; from the coding sequence CGGGTGACGCAGGCCAGCGTCACCATCGACGGCCGCACCGCGGGCGCGGTGGGGCGCGGCTTCTGCGTGCTGGTGGGGTTCACCCACACCGACACCCCGGCCGAGGTGGACTGGATGGCGGAGAAGGTGGCGGGGCTCCGGCTCTTCGCCGATGCCGAGGCCAAGATGAACCTCGGCCTGGCCGACGTGGGGGGCGGCGTGCTGGTCGTCTCCCAGTTCACGCTCTATGGTGATGCCCAGAAGGGGCGACGCCCGTCGTTCATCACGGCCGCGCGGCCGGAGACGGCGATTCCCCTCTACGAACGCTTCCTCGCCGGGTTGCGGGGCCACGGGCTGCAGGTGGAGACGGGCGAGTTCGGGGCGATGATGCAGGTGGAGATCCACAACGACGGGCCGGTCACCCTGGTGGTCGAGCGCGAGGCCCCGGGGGCCCCGGGCGGCTCCGCCTAG